The Trichomycterus rosablanca isolate fTriRos1 chromosome 15, fTriRos1.hap1, whole genome shotgun sequence genome contains a region encoding:
- the pmm2 gene encoding phosphomannomutase 2 translates to MNNSGVDTTTLCLFDVDGTLTAARQKATPHMLEFLNKLRQKVRVGVVGGSDLTKIKEQLGDDVTKQVDYVFAENGLVAYRFGQLHSVQSIQAYLGEEILQDFINFCLDYMAKIKLPKKRGTFIEFRNGMLNISPIGRSCSQEERIEFFELDKTEKIREKFVAVLKEKFGQKGLAFSIGGQISFDVFPEGWDKRYCLGIVEKDTYKTIHFFGDKIQIGGNDYEIYTDPRTIGHEVKSPDDTQRICQELFFS, encoded by the exons atGAATAATTCGGGTGTGGACACCACAACACTTTGTCTGTTTGATGTGGACGGAACTTTAACAGCAGCTCGCCAA AAAGCCACTCCACACATGCTAGAGTTCCTGAACAAGCTAAGACAGAAGGTCCGGGTTGGAGTCGTCGGGGGCTCAGACTTGACCAAGATCAAAGAGCAGCTGGGTGACGATG TGACTAAACAAGTGGACTATGTTTTCGCCGAGAACGGTTTGGTTGCCTACAGATTTGGGCAGCTACATTCTGTGCAG AGTATTCAAGCCTATCTAGGGGAGGAGATTTTACAGGACTTCATCAACTTCTGTTTAGACTACATGGCAAAGATCAAACTGCCCAAAAAGAG GGGCACGTTTATTGAGTTTCGGAATGGAATGCTAAACATTTCTCCCATTGGTcgaagctgcagccaggaggagCGAATTGAATTTTTTGAGCTTGACAAG ACAGAGAAGATCCGAGAGAAGTTCGTGGCTGTTCTGAAAGAGAAGTTTGGTCAAAAAGGATTGGCGTTCTCTATTG GAGGGCAGATCAGCTTTGACGTCTTCCCAGAAGGCTGGGATAAGCGGTACTGTCTGGGCATCGTAGAAAAGGACACCTACAAAACCATCCATTTCTTTGGGGACAAAATCCAAATA GGAGGAAACGATTACGAGATCTACACTGACCCCCGGACGATCGGACACGAGGTCAAATCACCCGACGACACGCAGCGGATCTGTCAGGAACTTTTCTTCTCCTGA